In one Heteronotia binoei isolate CCM8104 ecotype False Entrance Well chromosome 1, APGP_CSIRO_Hbin_v1, whole genome shotgun sequence genomic region, the following are encoded:
- the LOC132579585 gene encoding serine protease 55-like, with product MLEDVEATLISNKLCSKSIQGLTEDIQCAISEESSSGICEGDSGGPLVCTYGEIIVQWFVVGIASQRNSCGGEESPAIYTLVFSHLDWIQTATAREGKPFISKGMDIIDNSAHSRTRDRHFAFHSSLLPLVYLILMVYESY from the exons ATGCTAGAAGATGTGGAAGCAACCCTGATCAGCAACAAGCTGTGCTCCAAGAGCATCCAAGGGCTGACAGAGGATATACAGTGTGCCATCTCTGAGGAAAGCAGTAGTGGCATCTGTGAG gGTGACAGTGGAGGGCCTTTGGTTTGTACCTATGGAGAGATCATCGTGCAGTGGTTTGTAGTCGGAATAGCCAGCCAGAGAAACAGCTGCGGAGGAGAGGAGAGTCCTGCAATCTACACTCTTGTCTTCAGCCACCTTGACTGGATACAGACAGCGACTGCTAGAGAAGGGAAGCCGTTTATATCCAAAGGCATGGACATCATTGACAACTCAGCCCACTCTAGAACTAGAGACAGACATTTTGCGTTtcattcttccctccttccaCTTGTCTATTTGATATTGATGGTTTATGAATCATACTAA